The Monodelphis domestica isolate mMonDom1 chromosome 5, mMonDom1.pri, whole genome shotgun sequence DNA segment tctgtagcctgggtttttttcctccataaaaattttccatggtcaatcccttcttcctgtttttcttggatgGAGGTTGtccctgggcacaatttgccatcactgtggaggtttttccttcccattttagtcagaaatctcagagagatgggcaggctctgtgtatggagttaaggagcaaggattttgcctgaggcaagctctcaaatctcagCAGCTTTTGCTGttttctgcccttctctgtgctatcttcctgctAGAGCCCACAGTCTGCGCTCTTCAgcttgctggggtttcaggtatagttgctctcaggggtaggactttggtggtcttagtcagctcccagggacctagaggtgcccctcgctcacttcctgactctggctctgtaggtggggtggggagggtagatcagctcgagttttggtgggagctttttcacccccttatagtgtggaaatacccaaatctTCGATGCTGCACCCTATGTGGAgaccctttgttcttatgaatttgtttgttttttttttgtcttttgaggtagcctatatcggtgggtgctgaggagagggagagtcttctagactgcagccatgtttacctggaagtcggTGTGTTAGAAAGTGGTATGGATGGGGCttactctggagtcaggaaaacctagttCCAAATCCTGTTTCAGGCACTGTCCGaaccagagcctcagtttccttatgtgtaaaatgaagttcATAATAGCACTTGATGCTGCACCATCTCCCAACTccatgttttttcttcctttccttccccttaccttctgccttagaatcaatactgtgtatggtaaaggctagacaacagggtttaagtgacttgcctagggtcacacagctaagcagtgtctgaggctagattttaacccaggacctcctgtcttcaggcctggctagctgctgctgctactgctagaCACTACTTCTACCTCCACTACTAGAGTCCTCGAGCTTCCTTCGGGATCTAAATCTAAGATTATGAGAGCCACAATTATTATTCTGCCCAAATCACTGAAGGTGACAACGTGGTAACAACTTTTATCTGTGTTTTGTCCAATTCGGTCTTTAATGCATGCTCCAATCGTTTTAATTCACTGGgcaataaaatacaatttaaactTTCTTACTCCAACACTAATCATACAGAGCAGCCCTAGCTTTGCTTTGGTTCTCGGTCCTGAGAGTCACAGGTCGCACCTTTCCCTGGCAATGGACGGCGTCAACGTTGCTAGGAGATTACTTAAGCCCGCCCAGGACTAAACCACTAGAGAGCCCTAGGACAGACAGATTACTTCTCGCCCCCTTCACGATTGACCAGTACCTACCTACCCAGGGGGAATTCGCCGGGATTCTTCAGGGGAAAGACTCCTAGCAGAGCAGAGAGAGCCCTACCTTTCCCCACGACATCCTGAGCCCCATCTCCACACGAAGTGGGAGTCATGGTTGGGTCCGAAGCTGGAAGAATCCATTCGCTTCTCTACGGGGCGAGAGGAGGACGCAGGTTCGAGAATGAATCAGGGCTGCCTTCCCACGTCGCGAATGTAAGGCACTGCCAACTCCAGCTTAGCCTCTGGAGATTCATCAAAGCTTGTGAGACTTTGTGAAGTCTTCTCCCTTAAGGACTGCGACTTCCGTCCCGCCGGAGGCGGAGCTCTTGGGGGCGGGGCTCGGCGTAGCGTAGGGAAAGTGACGGCTAGGGAAGGGGCGAGGCTACGTCACGACTGCTCCGGGGAGTCCGAGCTCGGGCTCTGAGGACTACTGCGGTCATGTCGGCTTTGAGGAGGCTGAGGCCTTTCCTTCGCGAGGGAGGCCGACGCTTTCTGGAGGGTCCGAGAGAGCAGACAGCTGGACGGGTCACCGGAGGAGTTCGGCAGTGAGTGTTGTCTGGTGGATTGAGGGGGTTTCGTTCTGCTTCTGGGCCCGCGCTCACCTTGAAGGGCGCCTGGAGGGGACTACACGTCCCAGGATGCTGAGCTGGAGCGCTCGCGGCATTATGGGGCTCAGCTTTGGTGGGGAGGTAGTGATATGACCGCTCTGACTTTCCGCCCTCACCTCCTCCCCTTCTGTTCCCTGGCTTCTACTCTTTTCCCCTCTACCTATGCATTGGCAGAATTCATACATCGCCAGCACCTTCTGGATAACCGAGGCCAAAgctttcattttagagaaaataagaaaagcgGGCCCAGAGAGAGGTCCTCAAGCATTTATTTTGCGCTTACCATGGGCGAGGCCCCGTGCTCTTTCATTCATAAACGTGAtttaagcgcctactatgtgctaagcactagagataacAAAGAATAGCCAAAAACAGGCACTGCCTTCacggagtttataatctaatagggagATCACATGCAGAGCCACTGCAAACCATCTAATCAGGACCCATGGGCCATGATCATGGAGAGAAAGCAGTAGCGCTAAGGAGGATGGGACTTGGTGGAAGTGCACTATAGATgtgagggacagccagtgaaaacgCCCTGATTTAAGTGATAGACTGTCTTGCCCCAGGAATGGCAAGGTGATCAGTGACATTGATCCCAGAACACGTGGAGGGAGAACagtttatgaagggttttgaatgccaaaaagaGTTTAGGTACCAGAGCattatcagaggagagaagagggtccTTAGGGTGTTAGGAAGGAAAATCAACTGGCCAATGGCACCAGATTGTTTGTGGAAGGGTGTGAGTGAAGAGTCTGGcatctaggttgtgagcctgggtgactgagaGGATGATGGTGCCTTTAATAGTAAAAGGGAAGTTAGAAGGGGATTTCGGGAACAGGACAAGTTCATTTTTGGACATGTGGAATTGAAGGTATCTATgggacattcagtttgagatagAACCTGGAGATAGAAGTCTGATAGGAGAGAGGTTAGAGCTGGTATCTGATAATCTGATAATCATTAGCATAGAGAAGATAACTGAATCCTTggaatttaattcatttccatctttccatttttgttattgttctgtcatgcttgactctttgtgaccccatttaggattttcttggcaaagatactggaatggtttgccatttcttttaccAGCTtaatttacaggtgaggaaactgaggccaacagggttaagtgacttgcccagggtcatacagcttaagtgtgaggacagatttgaactcaagaagatgagtcttcctgactttaggcctggtcTCTATCTAGTGCCAACTAGCTATCTTTCTTACCTTTGGCACCAAGATGCTTTTAGCATGTGCATAGCTACACTTCTGCAGATGGGCTAAATTGACAGTGACCAAACCTATCAGTGACTTAAGGAGATGTCTACCCCCAGGCATATGGAGACTTCCCTCAGTAGcagaatgagcagatgagaacagtttgctCTAaaagctgaagcaggtgctgtcgGGCACTTAGATATTGTGTAATTGTCAAAGATAGCCAAGGTCATTAGCTGTGTCTGGAGCtattgccagttgtcctgacttgtCCTGCCATTGGACTtaggtgactctggaagagaaagtgaggctgatgacttcgTGAAATGACTCTGCTTCACCCAAATCCAATTCACGTACAAGTCAAgatgtgatgtcattggtcctctttaaaaatggACAAACTACAAGAGTTACAATATGTaataatttaacaaaatgaaaataactttatCATAATAATTATGTTTCACATTGCTATAGTCCTTTAaaatttatagagcactttggtatctcatttgatccttcccaCAACTCTGTGAGCTGTAGTTAGAGCAGGCGAATTTGTGAGTTGAATTTGCTGAAGATTTGTAAATCTGAAAAATCAGATGCATTGCTGTTGTAACTTGCacttaaaaaaagttctttttttgaaTTTCAGTGGTGGAGGTGGTGTACACATTGAACCCCGCTACCGGAATTTTCCATATCTGACAAAATCTCAGGTGTTTAAAGCTGAGCTGTTAAGTGCTACAATGTGGTTTTGGATTCTCTGGCGTTTTTGGCATGACTCCGATGCTGTATTGGTAAGCTTTGGAATGTCATTTTTAAATTCGTGAATATTGATGCTCAAGAATTTTACTCTTTATTAAGATTCATGATTTGTAGATGCCAGCTCTCTTTCCACCATGAGGTTATAAATGCCATGCTGGTTCAGTCTGGTACTATCTGATGGGGATACCAAGAGACACTATGGGAGATCATGCTTGCCTTCTGGGACATCAGTTTCATAAGTTAGGGATGAACCATCAGATATCCTAGCTTTCATTAACTCAGTCAATTATGAGTCAGAAATCTATGACTTTATCTGAACTGGAGATTCTTAATCTGGGATCCAAGGGATTTCAGGGGAACTTTCAacttgggaaaagaattttactaacctctaactgaaacttagcatttccttcaattatttagcaacattctgagaaagggtccatagacttaccagactgtcaaaggtgtccacaacacacatacacacacacaagactTAAGAGCTGACCTAGACTGTTTTcaaatgaatttataattttagtttattgtaccttttttttttttggtgagggggAGATGGCATAGACCTCTATAAATTTGCTATCTTCTTTGAATTTAGAATAATAGGATtttagggtcatagatttagagttggaagaaaccttagaagtaATGTAGACTAGCCCAGGTATAgcaagtggcagagctaggatttggaGTGCAGGCCTCTGGTTCTAAATTCATTATTCTTCCCATCATGCCATACTACTTCCTGTCTTGTCTAGAAAGATGTTATGAATCACTTCTCAGCCTTTTGGCTGGGATCAAGTACAGAAAGATGTCATGAGAGGTtgtcatatattattataaaatccaGAAATTCTAACTACATTTAGGACATCTCCCCAATCTATCAAAAAAGATAGTGAAGTTAATTTGCtatgacctgttcttgatgaactgatggtttattgtttattgatcactgtttctttttccaaattctcataaacattttttataataCATTTGAATAGTCTTGTACACTTAAACATGCTTAGACTTTTGTTGGATCTTCAAAAGGTGGAATCAGAAACTATTGTTAGGACCAATGAGAAATAGCCTTTGAATAAAGAGCCACAAAAGACTGGCTATGCCATGTGTACTTGTCCTGGTCAGTTAGGTTCTTTTTTCGTATAAGTACAGCTTAAGGATCAAGAGGATCAAAATTATCAAACTGTTTTCCCTACTTTATGAACCATCCCAGCTAGAAGGTTAGAGAGTTTAGGAAGTTACTAATAGAGTTAAAATCATGTGAGAGGAATACCTGGAAGAGGATTGATCTCTGGCAAGTATAATTCTAAAGTTAGTTTTTCTGCAGAAAATTTTAATTCAGTCTTTAATTtggggcaattttttttttaaacccttaccttctgtcttggagtcaatactgtgtattggctccaaggcagaagagtggtaagggc contains these protein-coding regions:
- the NDUFB2 gene encoding NADH dehydrogenase [ubiquinone] 1 beta subcomplex subunit 2, mitochondrial, translated to MSALRRLRPFLREGGRRFLEGPREQTAGRVTGGVRHGGGGVHIEPRYRNFPYLTKSQVFKAELLSATMWFWILWRFWHDSDAVLGHFPYPDPSKWTDEELGIPYDDSEDL